A single Streptomyces mirabilis DNA region contains:
- a CDS encoding MFS transporter, translating to MSATPTTFDADRPAPDGPAADARGLLAWLYRRDLADYPPTGRRMAYLAIVVITTVVLYYMLYIQYAVATSIITHFDMTYRYFVWVSVIGNAIGAFASLVAGLADRWGRANLVVYGLLIAALLVFFGLPNAANKTTYLVLFALVSFIEGIVLVATPALIRDFSPQLGRATAMGYWTMGPVIGSLVVTTVTSNTLDSATWQDELRYSAIAGFVVFVVAIFALRELSPALRDQTMVSLRDRALVEARAKGLDTEAVRRGEWRQMMRLDVLGSAFAIAVFLLLYYAAVGNFVVYFATTFGYSEQRTNALANWYWGANAIALVLVGLLSDRLKVRKPFMIVGAVGSVVVTAIFATRATHLTTDYYTFAWLFIGIGVFSGIAYAPWMASFTETVEKHNPAATAAGLAVWGWTVRIVVAVSAAFIPVLVTSVTPLVEHGAEVKAASVQAAPALAIVNAHPQLFAELNKYSPTTVPPALGARAVKEVGAENLGVVQKAAPQLKLLQEYGAKVQKASKDGPGEWRNWWWICVGGQVLFLPFVFVMAGRWSPKKAREDAEAHQLAVDRELAALAAAKE from the coding sequence ATGTCCGCCACTCCGACGACGTTCGACGCCGACAGACCCGCGCCCGATGGGCCCGCCGCGGACGCCCGCGGCCTGCTGGCCTGGTTGTACCGCCGCGACCTGGCGGACTACCCGCCCACCGGTCGCCGTATGGCGTATCTCGCGATTGTGGTCATCACCACCGTCGTCCTGTACTACATGCTGTACATCCAGTACGCGGTGGCGACGTCGATCATCACGCACTTCGACATGACGTACCGCTACTTCGTCTGGGTCTCGGTGATCGGCAACGCGATCGGGGCCTTCGCCTCGCTCGTGGCCGGTCTGGCGGACCGCTGGGGCCGGGCGAATCTGGTGGTCTACGGGCTGCTGATCGCCGCGCTGCTGGTCTTCTTCGGGCTGCCGAACGCGGCGAACAAGACCACCTATCTGGTGCTCTTCGCGCTCGTCAGCTTCATCGAGGGCATCGTGCTGGTTGCCACCCCCGCGCTGATCAGGGACTTCTCCCCGCAGCTCGGCCGGGCCACCGCGATGGGGTACTGGACGATGGGCCCGGTCATCGGCTCTCTGGTGGTCACCACCGTCACCAGCAACACCCTCGACAGCGCCACCTGGCAGGACGAACTGCGTTATTCGGCGATCGCCGGGTTCGTCGTCTTCGTCGTCGCGATCTTCGCGCTGCGCGAGCTGTCCCCGGCGCTGCGCGACCAGACCATGGTGTCGCTGCGGGACCGGGCACTGGTCGAGGCGCGCGCCAAGGGACTGGACACCGAGGCGGTGCGCCGCGGCGAGTGGCGGCAGATGATGCGCCTGGACGTGCTGGGCTCGGCCTTCGCCATCGCCGTGTTCCTGCTGCTGTACTACGCGGCGGTCGGCAACTTCGTCGTCTACTTCGCGACCACCTTCGGCTACAGCGAGCAGCGCACCAACGCGCTGGCCAACTGGTACTGGGGGGCGAACGCCATCGCCCTGGTCCTGGTCGGCCTGCTCTCGGACCGGCTGAAGGTGCGCAAGCCCTTCATGATCGTCGGCGCGGTCGGCTCCGTCGTGGTGACCGCGATCTTCGCCACCCGCGCCACCCACCTGACGACCGACTACTACACCTTCGCCTGGCTGTTCATCGGCATCGGCGTCTTCAGCGGCATCGCCTACGCGCCCTGGATGGCGAGCTTCACCGAGACCGTGGAGAAGCACAACCCGGCGGCGACCGCGGCGGGCCTGGCGGTGTGGGGCTGGACGGTGCGCATCGTGGTCGCCGTCTCCGCGGCCTTCATCCCGGTGCTGGTCACCTCCGTGACCCCGCTCGTGGAGCACGGCGCCGAGGTCAAGGCGGCCTCGGTGCAGGCGGCGCCCGCGCTGGCCATCGTCAACGCGCACCCTCAGCTCTTCGCCGAGCTGAACAAGTACTCCCCGACCACGGTGCCGCCCGCGCTGGGCGCCCGCGCCGTCAAGGAGGTCGGTGCGGAGAACCTGGGTGTCGTGCAGAAGGCGGCGCCGCAGCTGAAGCTGCTGCAGGAGTATGGCGCCAAGGTCCAGAAGGCGTCGAAGGACGGGCCCGGCGAGTGGCGCAACTGGTGGTGGATCTGCGTCGGCGGCCAGGTGCTCTTCCTGCCCTTCGTCTTCGTGATGGCGGGTCGCTGGAGCCCGAAGAAGGCGCGTGAGGACGCCGAGGCGCACCAGCTCGCGGTCGACCGCGAGCTGGCCGCCCTCGCCGCCGCCAAGGAGTGA